A genomic region of Manihot esculenta cultivar AM560-2 chromosome 15, M.esculenta_v8, whole genome shotgun sequence contains the following coding sequences:
- the LOC110602353 gene encoding F-box/FBD/LRR-repeat protein At5g56420 produces MEIASGISCSGSNNKSTDNSKQRAIVNPSEGIDYISNLPEAILLCILSLLPLKEWIKVSLLSKRWKYLWTQISNLNLDEVEMITNITKKDISCPLCGKFPSPGSSCPCLDNSICAAQRKFADFVDRMLLLHSGDTINNLRLSFLYDHQDGYTKRIDTWVRYALRSNIKELELNFSDREYFKFLGKKRLAVRWANPHQPYELPHGFFKPKILETFVLTFCKFRASSFNALSSLLRLHLKQLEVLDGSIEQITSRCPVLEDLILEYCLIPDGSFVSEVDIMIKRLSMIHCASKEMLRVDISTPNLLMLTIVGKYLRSASIRKATKLIDAQISISAISAHKADGHALNSLLNGLNHCQSLTLSTHCIRVSL; encoded by the coding sequence ATGGAAATTGCGAGTGGTATCAGTTGTAGTGGCAGTAACAACAAGAGCACAGACAACAGCAAGCAAAGGGCCATAGTCAATCCCTCTGAGGGAATTGATTATATAAGCAACCTCCCTGAAGCAATTTTACTCTGCATTCTCTCTCTTTTGCCTTTAAAAGAGTGGATCAAAGTAAGCCTCCTATCAAAAAGATGGAAATATCTATGGACACAAATTTCAAACCTGAATCTTGATGAAGTTGAGATGATCACAAATATTACAAAGAAAGATATAAGCTGTCCCCTATGTGGAAAATTTCCTAGTCCAGGTAGCTCTTGTCCCTGCCTGGACAATTCAATATGTGCAGCACAAAGGAAATTTGCAGATTTTGTGGACCGAATGCTCCTCTTACACTCAGGGGACACCATCAACAACTTGAGGCTATCTTTCCTTTATGATCACCAGGATGGATATACCAAAAGGATTGACACCTGGGTCCGATATGCCCTGAGAAGCAACATCAAGGAGCTAGAACTGAACTTCAGTGATAGAGAATATTTCAAGTTCTTAGGTAAGAAAAGATTGGCAGTCAGATGGGCCAACCCCCATCAACCATATGAGTTGCCTCATGGCTTTTTTAAACCCAAAATATTGGAAACCTTTGTCTTAACATTTTGCAAGTTTAGAGCATCCAGCTTTAATGCTTTAAGTTCTCTTCTGAGGTTACACTTGAAACAACTTGAAGTTCTTGATGGCTCAATAGAACAAATAACATCCAGGTGTCCTGTCCTAGAAGATCTGATCCTGGAATACTGTCTTATTCCTGATGGGTCTTTTGTGAGTGAAGTCGACATAATGATCAAAAGACTTTCGATGATTCACTGTGCATCAAAAGAAATGCTCCGTGTCGATATATCAACTCCAAACTTGTTGATGCTGACAATTGTAGGAAAATACCTGAGATCAGCATCAATTAGGAAAGCAACAAAACTGATTGATGCTCAGATAAGCATTAGTGCAATATCTGCACACAAAGCTGATGGACATGCTCTTAACTCACTGTTGAATGGTCTAAACCATTGTCAATCCCTAACTTTAAGCACCCATTGCATACGGGTATCACTTTGA
- the LOC110600966 gene encoding indole-3-acetic acid-amido synthetase GH3.6: MPEAPKNTLKSKEYNFGEQVKKTLQFIEDATSNADEVQKKVLEEILSRNAHVEYLQRHGLNGNTDRDTFKKLIPVITYDDIQPDINRIANGDTSPILCSKPISEFLTSSGTSGGERKLMPTIEEELGRRSLLYSLLMPVLNQFVPGLEKGKGMYFLFIKSEAKTPGGLLARPVLTSFYKSSHFKNRPFDPYTNYTSPDETILCPDSYQSMYSQMLCGLCQRNEVLRVGAVFASGFIRAIRFLEKHWQLLCNDIRTGTVNPQITDPSVREAVMKILKPDPKLADFIETECSRDSWQGIITRLWPNTKYVDVIVTGTMSQYIPTLDYYSNDLPLVCTMYASSECYFGVNLNPLCKPSEVSYTLIPSMAYFEFLPVHKNNGVTNSISMPKPLNEKEQKELVDLVDVKLGQEYELVVTTYAGLYRYRVGDVLRVAGFKNKAPQFNFICRKNVVLSIDSDKTDEVELQNAVKNAVNHLVPFDAALAEYTSYADTTSIPGHYVLFWELSLNGSTPIPPSIFEDCCLTIEESLNSVYRQGRVSDKSIGPLEIKIVEAGTFDKLMDYAISLGASINQYKTPRCVKFAPIVKLLNSRVMSSYFSPKCPKWIPGHKQWGNKN, encoded by the exons ATGCCTGAGGCACCAAAAAACACGTTGAAATCCAAAGAATACAACTTTGGTGAGCAGGTCAAGAAAACCCTTCAGTTCATTGAAGATGCTACTTCAAACGCTGATGAGGTCCAAAAGAAAGTCCTTGAAGAAATACTCTCTCGCAATGCTCATGTTGAGTACTTGCAAAGGCATGGCCTCAATGGCAACACTGACCGTGACACTTTCAAGAAACTCATCCCTGTCATCACTTATGATGATATCCAGCCTGATATCAACCGTATTGCCAATGGCGATACCTCTCCAATCCTTTGCTCTAAGCCCATTTCAGAGTTCTTGACAAG CTCTGGGACCTCAGGAGGGGAAAGAAAGTTGATGCCGACAATTGAAGAGGAGCTCGGGAGGAGGTCACTGCTTTATAGCCTGTTGATGCCTGTTCTGAACCAGTTCGTTCCTGGCCTAGAAAAAGGCAAAGGAATGTACTTTTTGTTCATAAAATCTGAGGCTAAGACACCTGGTGGCCTTTTGGCTAGACCAGTTCTCACTAGCTTCTACAAGAGCTCCCATTTTAAGAATAGGCCCTTTGACCCTTACACTAACTACACTAGCCCAGATGAAACCATTCTTTGCCCTGATTCTTACCAATCTATGTATTCCCAAATGCTCTGTGGCCTTTGCCAACGCAACGAAGTACTCCGTGTTGGTGCTGTTTTTGCCTCCGGATTCATTCGGGCAATCCGCTTCCTGGAAAAACATTGGCAACTTCTTTGTAATGATATTAGAACAGGCACAGTTAACCCTCAAATCACTGATCCTTCCGTCCGTGAAGCCGTCATGAAAATCCTCAAACCAGATCCAAAACTTGCTGACTTTATTGAAACTGAATGTAGTCGAGATTCTTGGCAAGGGATTATAACAAGGCTTTGGCCTAACACCAAGTATGTGGATGTTATTGTGACTGGGACCATGTCACAATATATTCCTACTCTGGATTACTACAGCAATGACCTGCCTTTAGTTTGCACCATGTATGCCTCGTCTGAGTGCTACTTTGGTGTCAATCTTAACCCTCTTTGCAAGCCAAGTGAAGTTTCTTATACCCTCATTCCTAGTATGGCCTATTTTGAGTTTTTGCCTGTCCATAAAAACAATGGGGTCACCAATTCAATTTCCATGCCCAAACCACTCAATGAGAAGGAGCAAAAAGAATTGGTTGATCTTGTTGATGTCAAGCTTGGCCAAGAATATGAGCTTGTTGTCACCACTTATGCAG GACTTTATCGCTATAGAGTTGGTGATGTGCTAAGGGTGGCTGGATTCAAGAACAAGGCACCGCAATTTAACTTCATATGCAGGAAAAATGTGGTGTTGAGCATTGATTCAGACAAAACTGATGAGGTTGAGTTACAAAATGCAGTGAAGAACGCTGTGAACCATTTGGTCCCCTTCGATGCAGCTCTAGCTGAGTACACTAGCTATGCAGATACCACTAGTATTCCAGGCCACTATGTGCTGTTCTGGGAACTTAGCCTTAATGGGTCAACCCCAATTCCGCCCTCAATATTTGAGGACTGTTGCTTGACCATTGAAGAGTCACTTAACAGCGTGTATCGCCAGGGGCGTGTGTCTGATAAGTCAATTGGGCCACTTGAGATCAAGATTGTTGAGGCAGGTACTTTTGATAAGTTAATGGACTATGCCATCAGCTTAGGGGCATCAATAAACCAGTACAAGACCCCAAGATGTGTGAAATTTGCACCTATTGTGAAGCTTTTGAACTCAAGGGTGATGTCAAGTTATTTTAGTCCGAAGTGTCCTAAATGGATTCCTGGTCACAAGCAATGGGGTAACAAGAACTGA